The Vitis vinifera cultivar Pinot Noir 40024 chromosome 1, ASM3070453v1 DNA segment CTGAACATTACTTGACATGGATTAGTTTGTTTTGCTTTCTGTAATGCACCTTCTCTTTTGTATTTGCTGAGACAGATTAGCTTATTGACTGCATATTCAAGATCTGTCTAGATCGTTTTTAACTATTTGTATGACTTAACAGAACTTCCTGAAAGATCGTATGGTGCTGATTGCCGCATTTATGTGCCTGAAAATCCAACCAGCAGGTTTAAGAATGTTTATGTATGATTTCTCACAATCCATTCACTTCAAAATTGTTTGTGTATGTTCCACTGTTCCTGACATACATCAATATGATATTGGGAGGCAAGACTTCTGATTTTTTCTGTTGTTTCTAGGAAACCCTTTTTGATGAATTTGTTGTGGCTCATATATTTGGATGGTGGGGTAAGGCTATAATGATTCGCAATCAGCCCCTCCTATGGGTGCTGTCAATTGGATTTGAGCTAATGGAGGTCAGTTTCTTGGTCTGATAATGTTATTTTGTGTTTTGCCTCTTAGGTTGTCATGGTTAATCTACCTTGTATGTCTAAGAATGTGCTCATGTTTCTGTTCTCAAACTGACTGTTTGAGTTCTATAAAGTTAAGTTTTATTTGTCAATTTCAGCTTACTTTCCGCCATATGTTACCAAACTTCAATGAGTGTTGGTGGGACAGTATTATCCTCGACATTTTAGTCTGCAATTGGTTTGGTAAGATCCCAAGAGCTATTTTCGTGGCTTAATTTTACTGGCTCTTGCAAATACTTGCACATGTAACATTAGCCTAcatatttataacatttgaCTATTCAAGCTTTATCCTTGATTGTTGTAGCTTATCTGGTTAAATTTTTGTGCCATGTATCAGGAGTTTTTCATGACCATCTAAGCTAAATCTTGCATATTGTTCTGCAAAACACACTTCATGTATCAATTTCAACAATTTGTTCCCCCCATTCtcagccaaaaaaacaaagaaaaaaagaaaagaaaagcaatagaGGACactttaaaacaataaaaaaaggtaGTCAATACTCAAACAAGCTCTTACTTGTCATTTAAAACTGTTTATTTGGGGGGGTTCATTTTTTCTCTGTTCTCGAATTGTGTCCTTCATTCTCTGCATTACTCATTCTGTTCATCATTTATAGGTATTCTGGAGATTTCAAATGATACAATAATCTCTTATTGTTGTTTGTATAGTGCATTCAAGGCCTTGTGTGTTGCTTCTAGTCCTCCAAAACATGTGTAACATACTTTGCATTTGCATTAGTTTTTGCTATTTAAAAGGTCAGCAAGTCATTTAAGTCATACTGTTGCTGGAGCTAGTAGTATTTTGTTCTCCCCTTTTTTACTCCATTCAGTTAGGGcactagttttttatttaacttttttcttttatcaatgcAGTCTGAAGTTGGAATAAAAGAATTGAGACATGATAATATTTATACTATATTTCAGAATTCTTTGTACATTTCTAGGTTTTCTTAAGATCTTTGCATGAATTCGCAAACATGGTTCCTTACCCTGTGTATCTACCCAGATCATCCAGTGAATAAAAAGTTATCATTTTTGCATCTAGTTTCAGAATTTAGTTTGTGAATTAAGAATGGTATGTAGTCCTGTGGAGCCAATTATGACAAGTTGCATATGATTTAATATGCAGGTATTTGGGCTGGAATGCATACTGTTAGATATTTTGATGGAAGAACATACGAGTGGGTTGGTATAAGCCGGCAGCCCAATATTATTGGCAAAGTATGTTGTGCATCAAAGTATTTACTCTTTCAGTTTTAGTAATATTTCAACTAAAATTATCAtgtgcaattttttttcttctttccattttttaatgTGGTGAATGATAGTAAATATACACTCTGAAATTAGTCATTAACCTTCATAACTGGGAAGTTTATGGAGCTGAGCCATGGtatgacacttccttgcctGCCAATTGGTACGGTTGGAGTCCATTTGGGTGcttgaaacaaataaataacacaAGATGAGCCAATTTTGTGCTCCAAcacaaaaaaccataaaatcACTTTTTCAGGAACTCCCATCAGAAGAATTCATCTCTTTTCCCTGCTCTAAAAAAAttctggaaaaagaaaaatggaaatcgGTAGCTGGAGAACCTGTTTTCTGGAAAATGCCTATTCAGCAAAAGGAAATGGTATAGCTATTTTATATATCAATACTGCTGAACCATCCTCTATTTTGTCATGTTAACTTGAAAGCCTGTTTTCTTGTAATGATTATGCAGGGAAGGTTTACATTTAAGTGTACTTGTTTTGAAAATGTTCAGAAATAACCACATTACTTAGAATGTCATttgtaaaaccaaatatagtttATACATGGTTGGGATTCTCAAGCCTTAGTCTCTTAGGAAGTAAAAGGATTTTGTGGAAACATGAGTTGGTTTAAACCACTTAATGGAGCTACATGATATGCGTGATGTGGTTAAGGTGCTGTTTTGGTTTCAACCTGGCAAATAGACCCTTGATCTGCAAAATTTCAATGTGTTGCATTGGCATGAAGAATAACGGATAATGATTCTAGATTACTACCATCTACTGGTTTCCCAGGTGAAACGAACATTAGGACAATTTACGCCAGCACAGTGGGACAAAGATGAGTGGCATCCCTTGCTTGGTCCATGGCGTTTCATTCAAGTTCTCAGTCTTTGCATTGTATTCTTGACAGTGGAGCTTAATACATTCTTTCTTAAGTTTTGTCTTTGGATTCCTCCTCGAAACCCTGTGATTGTGTATCGGTTGATCTTGTGGTGGCTAATTGCAATACCAACAATTCGTGAGTACAATTCATACTTACAGGACAGGTACTATCTCTCCTTGCTTATTTGCAAATATTATACTTGATACTAAGAATGCCAACCAGCATTAGTGTGCATATAGTTCaaatttttcttacattttggtAAATGTTGTGTCGTTCTTCAGAAAACCAGTGAAAAAGGTGGGAGCGTTTTGTTGGCTTTCCCTTGCTATTTGCATTATTGAACTACTCATTTGCATCAAGTTTGGACATGGTTTGTTCCCTATTCTAAAAGCATTATAATGAACATTTCAAGTTTGCTTATTACCTATTGGTTAACTGGCTAATCAAGTATTGATGTCTAGTTGATGTGTAAAACTTGCCTGCTGACATTTGTGAACTGTTATTTTACTCTTACCAGGCCTATTTCCCAAACCAATGCCTCTATGGTTGGTAATTTTCTGGATGTCTGCTGGGGTGGCCCTTTTAATATTTCTGATTGTGTGGTCGTGGCAACTACATCAAACTCTGGGGAGAAAGAGACGATGAATTTTCCTTTGTGGTACATCATTCTTTGATTCCTTGTTGTTCTTATGGATACCCATCCATTTTGTAAATACCAATCACCCTCATAAATTGTAAATGCTTTCTCTTTGGTTAGTGGATCACAGTTTCTTGTGCAGAGAATATTGATTCTTTCGTGTTAGATAGTGGGAGATAGCTTCTAATGTCAGGCTCATGAGTAATCAGTTTGCCTCCATTGCCAGATTGACAAATTTTTCCCAACTTGTCTGAAGCATAAATCGCTTGCAATGGTCTAGTGTTTCATATTGTATTGCTTAGTTTCTTGGTGTGATTCatttaacatttatttatttttttactggTCATTTTCTGACCACTGCATTGGATATTGTGGTACATGGTAAACAATGtaaaccattttcctttagtTCATGGAAGCATAAACATGCTACATCATACATTTCAGAACCTGTGTCCTTTGTATTCTCAACAATTGTTAAAGATGAGCTTCTTTTTGTGGGGTTGAGCAGGGAGTGGAGTCTAAGCTATTTTATCTGATTTAATGATCTTGAGTATTAGCTTAAAATCAGTTGAACTAAACCAAATTTTAACAGCAATAGGGTTTGTGTTTGAAATGAATCACATCTGTACCTTGCAGAACtgggaaattaaaaataagatgcAAATAAAAGCCAAGCTTCAGATACCCCAATTTCATCCATTATTACTGACTTCATCTCCGTTTCACATCATGGTAGTAATCTATTACTACTCTGAACTTGGGTTGGTTTGTCAAAAGCCGAGCACCTATAGAATAAATTGTGGATTCATGGCTTAAATGTGCACATGAGCAAAATCCATATGCCTTATGGCATAATAAAACATTCTTTCCTGTTAAAAGGATGTTAGAATGTAGAAGCATTATTGACGACTTTACTAATTCAAAtagttatttaaattaattgcTGTTTGGTTTACTTTCAACTTTTCTCTTTATTCTTCTGTGTTCACTGAAATATCTCACAACTAGGACCTTGACAGACCTGGAGAACCTGGCCTGTTATGGTCAGCATATTTTGTTTAATACTGCTGATGCACCAATATAGTTTAGAACTATTGGCAGGTGTCAAGATTGAATTGCCTGAGGTTTCCACAAAAAAATGATTAGGTTTACCTTATTGcttgatttcaatttctttcatttctctGAGCAATGTTATTGACATGGTACCTTCCATATCAACCTATTCTTCTCAGATCCTATGATAAAGGCATTCTTCACAATCACCGCAAAAATATTATGTCCCTTATTTCACTTCCTGCTCGCACTAGCCTCGATGATACTGTTCAGATTAATTCCCATTGAATCACATTCGACCACTGCCACCTTTATTAAGAGCTTCAGTATGTGCATGGCACCTGACCTAGAACATTGAAAAGTTTTGGGATATAGAGCAAATCCATTTAAGTTCTGGAAATTATGTCAACCCATCTCATATTGGGGATGAGGTGCCTTGAATATTGAATAGTACTAGTTTGCTAGATCCCATTTATGTAATGTACAACTTATTAAGTAAAGGATATGGCAGAGTGTTTTgtcctccattttgtcctcccTCTGACGATCTCTTCATATTTGCGGCCCCCTTTAGTCTGGAGGACATGTGTATATCCTAATGTCCCCTTGTGAAAGGACCCATTCAGCAGACCATGGCcatcaagaatttctgatgccATTGGAAACCCATTTAGCAATTTGATCTCATTTGGTTGTTGTTGACCTCCCTCTTTGAGAATTGCAGCCTCATCTGGTTCACATAGGGATTGAACAATGTCTGAACTTCCACATTCTCTTCTATATTCTAGTATGATGCTGGACAGTTGGTGGCTCTCCAAAAATTGATCAGGGATGGTCTggagaaattatttgaaaaacttgCTGAAATTAATGCATTTAGTATCTGACTTGAACCAAGAATAATGTGAAGTGTTTGTCTTTACCTCAAGCATCCATCTTACGTACTTCACATTGTTCACGTGGTGGTTCATATCCAGATCGCTCCTCTTGGGCTACAGACCAGAAATTTACGTAGTCAGTAAATGTTTTTCCTCTAGGATGAGCTTTTTGAATTGGAATGGAGGTACCTTCAAGTTGGAGTTCACATATTTTGCTTTATCATCCAACTTAACAATTTTTTCAGGGACATCTTCTTTGATTGCTTGCTTCTCAATAAACCAGGGTGAAATCTCAGCCCTCACCTCTTCTGGCATTTTTGAAAGGCGCCTGGTTTGCTGGTTCATCATCACCCAAGTACTGTTccattgtttaaatttttagtctgagcataatgaaaaaaaaaaaatatcaaggaGAGAAATGGTAATGTTTTTTAGGATGCACCTGGTTGCTCTTGCAAAAATCTGGCCTGTGGCATGACTTCGAATTAGCCAGTCTCTTCGCATTCCATTCTTCCCTGATGCTCCAACCCATGTGTCAATTTCTACTACTTCTCCCCTGTAAGATGTGTTCATGTATTTGCCTGTTATGATTTCGGTTCATATGCCAGAAGGGTTTATATTAAAGTCGGAAacaattttaatgattggggcCAGGTTGATCTTCAGTCACTATGAAAGTTGTAATTAGTACAAGGCTTTACTTCACTGAAGTTGATCAGCGTATAGAATTTTCCTTATTTGATGGTATAGAAGATGATATTAGACTTACCAGATTGGATAGTGATCAAGTTGAACCTGCATTCTTGAGACAACCCATATGAGATTGTTCCTCATCATTCCATGTGTAGCCCCGAATCCATTGCCAAGCAGTCCCGACATCCAAACGTGATTCAATGCCGTTTCCTACATGTTCATCCGTactttaaacaaataaaactatCAGTGACCGAATAGGTTGTGTTGACAGGTCAAGTTTTGTCACCTGCAAAAGATTAAGGATGCTCTCTAATGTTGCAGTTTTGTCAGGTCCAACTTCATATGAACGAATAACCACTGTCTGGCTGTATCCGACACCCCCTTCGACAATCAGCCCCTGACGGTATGGATCAACAAACTGCTTctttgttggaatattttggcGGAGCTGCTCTTTGGTTATATGGCCATTTTCAGCTATGGAAGAAACTGAAGTCAATGCCGTTGCTGCTCCTACTGTTTGGCTCAGTAGATCAACCTTAGCTGTGGGCATAGTAGAAGTTCCATGTACCTTGATGTTATTCAGTTTTTGCTTATTTGGATCATGTGGATGGTCCCTGTTAGAACATCTGATGGAACAAGAGGCAGGGCAACAAAGAGAAGCCATTTTTTCCTTATGATGCAGCAAATGGAGGGAGGtgttggaaattgaatttttcttttttctgattGAGACAGAGGGGGGTATTTATAGTTTTCTTACGGCGGAGCCACCAAAAACAACTGTGTTGACGACAAATGAGGAAACCTTGTTGGAGTTGAATATATCGAAGAGGGTTATTGTGCCTGTTGGTAGAAGGTAGCTTTGAGTTTGCAAAATCAACTTCGACGTCTTAGGAGCCATCGACTAGTGAAGGTGACAAAAGGCTTTGTTTGGTTTTGGCATTTTGGTTGTGTGAAATACCGAGAATGCAGATGTTTGTAGGTCATAATTGGCATGACATGGAAGTGTGCTTGTGGGCTCCTGCAAATGGGCTTGGATTTTTCATATTGGCCAACCTCATG contains these protein-coding regions:
- the LOC100261188 gene encoding CDP-diacylglycerol--serine O-phosphatidyltransferase 1 isoform X5, which gives rise to MIAVFLAYCLLQAPSTVLIRPHPAIWRLVHGMAVIYLVCLTFLLFQKRDDARQFMKFLHPDLGVELPERSYGADCRIYVPENPTSRFKNVYETLFDEFVVAHIFGWWGKAIMIRNQPLLWVLSIGFELMELTFRHMLPNFNECWWDSIILDILVCNWFGIWAGMHTVRYFDGRTYEWVGISRQPNIIGKVKRTLGQFTPAQWDKDEWHPLLGPWRFIQVLSLCIVFLTVELNTFFLKFCLWIPPRNPVIVYRLILWWLIAIPTIREYNSYLQDRKPVKKVGAFCWLSLAICIIELLICIKFGHGLFPKPMPLWLVIFWMSAGVALLIFLIVWSWQLHQTLGRKRR
- the LOC100261188 gene encoding CDP-diacylglycerol--serine O-phosphatidyltransferase 1 isoform X4, which codes for MEPNGHRRARRKDSAVQANGNGSLSSVGDEHDPWTAWAYKPRTISLLLIGACFLIWASGALDPESRSSGNLVTSVKRGVWAMIAVFLAYCLLQAPSTVLIRPHPAIWRLVHGMAVIYLVCLTFLLFQKRDDARQFMKFLHPDLGVELPERSYGADCRIYVPENPTSRFKNVYETLFDEFVVAHIFGWWGKAIMIRNQPLLWVLSIGFELMELTFRHMLPNFNECWWDSIILDILVCNWFGIWAGMHTVRYFDGRTYEWVGISRQPNIIGKVKRTLGQFTPAQWDKDEWHPLLGPWRFIQVLSLCIVFLTVELNTFFLKFCLWIPPRNPVIVYRLILWWLIAIPTIREYNSYLQDRPISQTNASMVGNFLDVCWGGPFNISDCVVVATTSNSGEKETMNFPL
- the LOC100261188 gene encoding CDP-diacylglycerol--serine O-phosphatidyltransferase 1 isoform X3; its protein translation is MEPNGHRRARRKDSAVQANGNGSLSSVGDEHDPWTAWAYKPRTISLLLIGACFLIWASGALDPESRSSGNLVTSVKRGVWAMIAVFLAYCLLQAPSTVLIRPHPAIWRLVHGMAVIYLVCLTFLLFQKRDDARQFMKFLHPDLGVELPERSYGADCRIYVPENPTSRFKNVYETLFDEFVVAHIFGWWGKAIMIRNQPLLWVLSIGFELMELTFRHMLPNFNECWWDSIILDILVCNWFGIWAGMHTVRYFDGRTYEWVGISRQPNIIGKVKRTLGQFTPAQWDKDEWHPLLGPWRFIQVLSLCIVFLTVELNTFFLKFCLWIPPRNPVIVYRLILWWLIAIPTIREYNSYLQDRPISQTNASMVGNFLDVCWGGPFNISDCVVVATTSNSGEKETMNFPLWSNFI
- the LOC100261188 gene encoding CDP-diacylglycerol--serine O-phosphatidyltransferase 1 isoform X1, with protein sequence MEPNGHRRARRKDSAVQANGNGSLSSVGDEHDPWTAWAYKPRTISLLLIGACFLIWASGALDPESRSSGNLVTSVKRGVWAMIAVFLAYCLLQAPSTVLIRPHPAIWRLVHGMAVIYLVCLTFLLFQKRDDARQFMKFLHPDLGVELPERSYGADCRIYVPENPTSRFKNVYETLFDEFVVAHIFGWWGKAIMIRNQPLLWVLSIGFELMELTFRHMLPNFNECWWDSIILDILVCNWFGIWAGMHTVRYFDGRTYEWVGISRQPNIIGKVKRTLGQFTPAQWDKDEWHPLLGPWRFIQVLSLCIVFLTVELNTFFLKFCLWIPPRNPVIVYRLILWWLIAIPTIREYNSYLQDRKPVKKVGAFCWLSLAICIIELLICIKFGHGLFPKPMPLWLVIFWMSAGVALLIFLIVWSWQLHQTLGRKRR
- the LOC100261188 gene encoding CDP-diacylglycerol--serine O-phosphatidyltransferase 1 isoform X2; its protein translation is MEPNGHRRARRKDSAVQANGNGSLSSVGDEHDPWTAWAYKPRTISLLLIGACFLIWASGALDPESRSSGNLVTSVKRGVWAMIAVFLAYCLLQAPSTVLIRPHPAIWRLVHGMAVIYLVCLTFLLFQKRDDARQFMKFLHPDLGVELPERSYGADCRIYVPENPTSRFKNVYETLFDEFVVAHIFGWWGKAIMIRNQPLLWVLSIGFELMELTFRHMLPNFNECWWDSIILDILVCNWFGIWAGMHTVRYFDGRTYEWVGISRQPNIIGKVKRTLGQFTPAQWDKDEWHPLLGPWRFIQVLSLCIVFLTVELNTFFLKFCLWIPPRNPVIVYRLILWWLIAIPTIREYNSYLQDRPISQTNASMVGNFLDVCWGGPFNISDCVVVATTSNSGEKETMNFPLWDIFFDCLLLNKPG
- the LOC100259342 gene encoding palmitoyl-acyl carrier protein thioesterase, chloroplastic; translated protein: MASLCCPASCSIRCSNRDHPHDPNKQKLNNIKVHGTSTMPTAKVDLLSQTVGAATALTSVSSIAENGHITKEQLRQNIPTKKQFVDPYRQGLIVEGGVGYSQTVVIRSYEVGPDKTATLESILNLLQETALNHVWMSGLLGNGFGATHGMMRNNLIWVVSRMQVQLDHYPIWGEVVEIDTWVGASGKNGMRRDWLIRSHATGQIFARATSTWVMMNQQTRRLSKMPEEVRAEISPWFIEKQAIKEDVPEKIVKLDDKAKYVNSNLKPKRSDLDMNHHVNNVKYVRWMLETIPDQFLESHQLSSIILEYRRECGSSDIVQSLCEPDEAAILKEGGQQQPNEIKLLNGFPMASEILDGHGLLNGSFHKGTLGYTHVLQTKGGRKYEEIVRGRTKWRTKHSAISFT